In Xanthomonas sp. SI, the following are encoded in one genomic region:
- the pheA gene encoding prephenate dehydratase: MAAKPNKSRTADAESSKPVKTKPAEPKSTAIAKPAAAAPALADVRAKIDQIDRTIQALIAERAQFAHQVGKAKGKLAAAVDYYRPEREAQVLRMVVDRNQGPLSDEVLVHVFREIMSACLAQQEPLKIGYLGPEGTFSQQAVLKHFGRSAVGLPMATIEEVFQEVESGNADFGVVPVENSGQGTIQVTLDMFLTSNLKICGETELRVHQYLLSRTGRLDAIERIYAHPQSFAQTAGWLRAHLPKVEKIPVSSNAEGARRARNAEDAAAIGGESAAHVYALKKVIMKSIEDDDDNTTRFLVIGRQIFPPSGHDRTSVLVFIHDKPGALFDVLSPFARHGISMNRIESRPSHQAKWEYGFFIDLAGHVEDESMKQALAELKAHSAQIKVLGSYPVAVP; this comes from the coding sequence GCGCTGGCCGACGTGCGCGCCAAGATCGACCAGATCGACCGCACCATCCAGGCGCTGATCGCCGAGCGCGCGCAGTTCGCGCATCAGGTCGGCAAGGCCAAGGGCAAGCTCGCCGCGGCGGTGGACTACTACCGCCCCGAGCGCGAGGCACAGGTGCTGCGCATGGTGGTGGACCGCAACCAGGGCCCGCTCAGCGACGAAGTGCTGGTGCACGTGTTTCGCGAGATCATGTCTGCCTGCCTGGCGCAGCAGGAGCCGCTGAAGATCGGCTATCTCGGCCCGGAAGGCACCTTCAGCCAGCAGGCGGTGCTCAAGCATTTCGGCCGCTCGGCGGTGGGCCTGCCGATGGCGACGATCGAGGAAGTGTTCCAGGAAGTGGAGAGCGGCAACGCCGATTTCGGCGTGGTGCCGGTCGAGAATTCCGGGCAGGGTACGATCCAGGTCACGCTGGACATGTTCCTGACCTCGAACCTGAAGATCTGCGGCGAGACCGAGCTGCGCGTGCACCAGTATCTGCTGTCGCGCACCGGCCGGCTCGATGCGATCGAGCGCATCTATGCGCATCCGCAGTCGTTCGCGCAGACCGCTGGCTGGCTGCGCGCGCATCTGCCGAAGGTGGAAAAGATCCCGGTGTCGAGCAATGCGGAGGGCGCGCGGCGCGCGCGCAATGCGGAGGATGCGGCGGCGATCGGCGGGGAGAGTGCGGCGCATGTGTACGCGCTGAAGAAGGTGATCATGAAGTCGATCGAGGACGACGACGACAATACGACGCGCTTTCTGGTGATCGGCCGGCAGATCTTTCCGCCGTCGGGGCACGATCGCACGTCGGTGTTGGTGTTCATCCACGACAAGCCGGGTGCGCTGTTCGATGTGCTCAGTCCGTTCGCGCGGCATGGGATCAGCATGAACCGGATCGAGTCGCGGCCTTCGCATCAGGCGAAGTGGGAGTATGGGTTCTTCATCGATCTGGCCGGGCATGTGGAGGACGAGTCGATGAAGCAGGCGCTGGCGGAGTTGAAGGCGCATTCGGCGCAGATCAAGGTGTTGGGGTCTTATCCTGTGGCGGTGCCTTGA